CATTTGCTGCTTTAGGGTTATTTATTTTTTCAACCCCTGCGATAACAGAAGCAGTAGAATTACAAAGTAATGAAACACAGATTGAGGTTGGTGGAGCACTTATTTCCAAAGGAGAAGCAAAAAGTTTTTTATCTGCCGATGCCCATGCAAAATCTGGCTATGAATTAGCAATCACCCACGCTCTTACTGATAAATTATTAGTAAGATATAATTTAGGTAGCTTTCGTTCCGAAGATAAAGAAATGCTTGGTATGGTTTCTTATTCGAAAACTAAACTAAATGATTTTAATTTTATTTATAAAGCAAGCGATAACTTTGATATCATCGCAGGCTATGAAAATAATAAGTTTACTTTTGGACAAGCTGTAGAACCTGCAACAAAGGCATCTTTTCATTTTGGATTTGATATTCATAAAAATTTAAATGATAAAACTCTTTTATATGCGGCTTATATCAAAGGGAGGGATTCTTCCTTATCGAACATTGGAATAAAATACGATTTTACAAAAAATAATATGCTTAGCTTGTCTTATGCTAAACGCAAAATTAATGACGTAGATCTTAATATCAACAATTTTAATATACATACAAAAGCAGATTATACATTATCTGGGCTATTATTAATGTATGGTATGAAAATATAAGCGTGATATTTCTAAGCAACTCTTAGTTAATCATACCTGAAACAAGATACTAGCATAAAATAAAGGTGTTGGGAAAATTCCCAACACCTTTATTTTATGCTAGTATCTTAGCCAAACGCGCTAATTCTGGATCAAGCGTTTTCTTATTATTCACAGCGTTCGTTAAATCTATAGTCACAATCTTTCCCGCATCAAAACCAAAAAGAACATTTGAAATTCCTGCAATTAATGCTGATGCAGCTCTTTCCCCAAGCATGCTTGCTTTTATTCGATCTTCTACTGATGGAGAACCTCCACGTTGAATATGTCCTAGTACAGATACCCGAGTATCAATGCCTGTAACCTCGGCAACTTTCTTTCCAATTTCCACTGCACATCCATATCCCTCTGCTACAACGACAATGCTATAACGTTTTCCTTTATCATAGGATTCCTTTAACTCTTGACAAACTATGTCAAGATTATTTCTTACTTCTGGAACAAGAATTTGCTCTGCACCACCAGCAATTCCAGCAGTCATTGCCAACCAACCAGATTTTCTTCCCATAACTTCAATAATAATAATTCTCCGATGTGCAGATGCTGTATCACGTAATTTGTTAATTGCATCTACGATTGTATTTGCAGCCGTATCTGAACCAATTGTATAATCAGTTCCCCAAACATCATTATCAATCGTTCCCGGCAATCCAACTACAGGCATTCCTAAATCATTCAATAATTTTGCCCCAGTTAAGCTTCCGTCGCCACCAATGACAACTAAACCTTCAATCCCACGTTTTTTCAAAACCTCAAAAGCTTTTTGACGTCCTTCCGGCGTTGTAAACTCACTGCAACGTGCCGTACCAAGAAATGTACCACCACGTTGGATAATATCACCTACAGAACGTGATTCTAATTTTACGATATCGTCTTTGAGCAGCCCTTTATATCCGTTATTTATGCCCCAAACTTCAGCACCTTGGTGTAATGCCGTTCTAACAACAGCTCTAGCCGCTGCATTCATTCCTGGACTATCTCCACCACTTGTCATTACTGCAATACTTTTTAACATATCTATTCCACCTTCTCTAAATTGCTACTCTCCTCAAATATCTATTTATACTCACTCTTACATT
This genomic interval from Selenobaculum gibii contains the following:
- the pfkA gene encoding 6-phosphofructokinase — encoded protein: MLKSIAVMTSGGDSPGMNAAARAVVRTALHQGAEVWGINNGYKGLLKDDIVKLESRSVGDIIQRGGTFLGTARCSEFTTPEGRQKAFEVLKKRGIEGLVVIGGDGSLTGAKLLNDLGMPVVGLPGTIDNDVWGTDYTIGSDTAANTIVDAINKLRDTASAHRRIIIIEVMGRKSGWLAMTAGIAGGAEQILVPEVRNNLDIVCQELKESYDKGKRYSIVVVAEGYGCAVEIGKKVAEVTGIDTRVSVLGHIQRGGSPSVEDRIKASMLGERAASALIAGISNVLFGFDAGKIVTIDLTNAVNNKKTLDPELARLAKILA